In a single window of the Antedon mediterranea chromosome 1, ecAntMedi1.1, whole genome shotgun sequence genome:
- the LOC140043475 gene encoding uncharacterized protein — protein MLLNRIHGLRHGLTLKPRICKRFTATLVTDADYADDLALLSNTIAGETTLIHALKKAASSIGLYRNVKKTESMSVNCQGQIKTSSGYALKQVDQLFTYLGSNIASTTKDVDIRISKAWSALKRLTVVWKSNISNNMKKHFFKTTVETVLLYGSSTWTLTKKLENTLNGTENTRMLRAVLNVSWQEHLSNAQLYGNRRKITDVIKERRVRFVGHSATKVN, from the coding sequence ATGCTCTTGAACAGAATACATGGATTGAGACACGGCTTAACACTGAAGCCAAGAATCTGTAAGAGATTCACTGCGACATTGGTAACTGACGCTGATTATGCTGACGATCTAGCCCTGTTGTCGAACACGATCGCTGGAGAAACAACCCTCATACACGCCCTTAAAAAAGCTGCATCCTCAATTGGCCTCTACAGAAATGTCAAAAAGACAGAAAGTATGAGCGTAAACTGTCAAGGTCAAATTAAAACTAGCTCCGGATACGCTCTCAAACAAGTCGACCAGCTTTTCACCTATCTTGGCAGCAACATTGCCTCAACAACAAAAGACGTAGATATACGTATCAGCAAAGCCTGGTCAGCTCTCAAACGCCTGACTGTCGTATGGAAATCAAACATCTCAAACAACATGAAGAAACATTTCTTTAAGACCACAGTCGAGACTGTCCTCCTCTACGGTTCATCGACATGGACCCTAACTAAGAAACTTGAAAACACTCTGAACGGAACGGAAAATACTAGGATGCTACGAGCCGTTCTTAACGTTTCGTGGCAAGAGCACCTCTCGAACGCTCAGCTATATGGAAATCGTCGCAAGATCACCGATGTCATCAAAGAAAGAAGAGTCCGCTTTGTTGGACACTCCGCAACAAAAGTGAACTAA